Below is a window of Planctomycetota bacterium DNA.
GTTCTGACGACAACTCGCTACGCTCGCTGCGTCCTCGACCCGCTCCTTTCGTCCGATGACCGATACCACTGCCGCAACGAACGCCGACACTCGCTCGCAGAGCACGGCCTTTGGTCGGATCAACGGCGTGGAGTCGACCGGCGACCCGTCGCCCGGCGGCCGGGACTCTGGCCTGCAGAAGGCCATCGCCGCCGACCTGCCGTACGACACACGCGTCCACCGCGAGCTGGCCCAGGAAGAGCCCGTCGTCAGCGTCGATCAGTTCCGCCTCTGGTACGGCACCAAGCAGGCGCTGTGGGACGTCGACATGAAGTTCCCCCGCGGCAAGGTGACCGCCCTCATCGGGCCATCCGGCTGTGGCAAGTCGACGCTGCTCCGCAGCATCAATCGCCTCAACGACCTGATCGACACGGTCCGCATCGAGGGCAACATGCACCTCAACGGCGACCCCATCTACGACCGCAACGTCGACGTCATCGAGCTGCGCAAACGCATGGGCATGGTCTTCCAGAAGTCCAACCCGTTCCCGATGAGCATCTTCGAGAACGTCGTCTTCAGCCTCCGCATCGACGGCGAACGCAACAAGAAGGTCCTGGCCCAGGCGTGCGAGAAGTCGCTCCGCGGCGCCGCCCTCTGGAATGAAGTGAAGGATCGTCTCGACGAGTCGGCCCTGGGCCTGTCGGGCGGACAACA
It encodes the following:
- the pstB gene encoding phosphate ABC transporter ATP-binding protein PstB; the encoded protein is MTDTTAATNADTRSQSTAFGRINGVESTGDPSPGGRDSGLQKAIAADLPYDTRVHRELAQEEPVVSVDQFRLWYGTKQALWDVDMKFPRGKVTALIGPSGCGKSTLLRSINRLNDLIDTVRIEGNMHLNGDPIYDRNVDVIELRKRMGMVFQKSNPFPMSIFENVVFSLRIDGERNKKVLAQACEKSLRGAALWNEVKDRLDESALGLSGGQQQRLCIARAIAAEPEVLLMDEPCSALDPIATGKIEELIAELRGLYTVIIVTHNMQQATRCSDYTAFMYLGRLVEYGPTATMFQTPQLK